One stretch of Halalkalicoccus sp. NIPERK01 DNA includes these proteins:
- a CDS encoding bacterio-opsin activator domain-containing protein: protein MGTIAELTIPAAEFALRDTLADVPSVEFEIERVAAHGEGRLIPFVWVRTAEFETFEEALAEDPTVDGVECLSELDAERLYRMDWVDSIHPVGAILEADSTILSATGTDGQWRLRILFPDRGALSETYDRCRRAGIDFDVSSIYDLEGNRRGQYSLTKEQHDTLVEGVERGYYNVPRDLTLGEFAESLDVSHQALSERLRRGHRNLIESALITGPTEE, encoded by the coding sequence ATGGGAACGATCGCTGAACTCACGATACCGGCCGCGGAGTTCGCGCTGCGGGACACCCTAGCCGACGTCCCCAGCGTGGAGTTCGAGATCGAGCGCGTCGCGGCCCACGGCGAGGGGCGTCTCATCCCCTTCGTCTGGGTCCGCACCGCGGAGTTCGAGACCTTCGAGGAGGCGCTGGCCGAGGATCCGACCGTCGACGGGGTCGAGTGTCTCTCCGAACTCGACGCCGAACGGCTCTATCGCATGGACTGGGTCGACTCGATCCACCCGGTCGGCGCCATCCTCGAGGCCGACTCGACGATCCTCTCGGCGACCGGCACCGACGGCCAGTGGCGGCTTCGCATCCTCTTTCCCGACCGGGGGGCGCTCTCGGAGACGTACGATCGCTGTCGACGCGCCGGCATCGACTTCGACGTCAGCAGCATCTACGATCTCGAAGGGAACCGCCGCGGCCAGTACAGCCTCACGAAGGAGCAACACGACACGCTCGTCGAGGGCGTCGAACGCGGCTACTACAACGTCCCCCGCGACCTCACCCTCGGCGAGTTCGCCGAGAGCCTCGACGTCTCACACCAGGCGCTCTCGGAGCGACTGCGCCGGGGTCACCGCAACCTCATCGAGTCCGCGCTGATCACCGGGCCGACCGAAGAATAA
- a CDS encoding glutamate-1-semialdehyde 2,1-aminomutase, translating into MTLEDSRDLYDRALSVLPGGVNSPVRAAIQPYPFFVERGDGGHVIDADGNRYIDWVMGLGPLLLGHDLPQPVQSAVQKQASAGPMYGAPTEIEVELAEFVARHVPSVEKIRFVNSGTEATVSAVRLARGYTGREKIVVMQGGYHGAQESTLVEGDPESPAPSSKGVPDSFAEHTIPVPFNDTETVERVFEERGGEIAGVLVEPILANKGIVSPVDGYHETLRKLTREHGSLLVFDEVITGFRVGGLACAQGRFDVTPDLTTFGKIVGGGFPVGAIGGRAEVVESFTPSGDVFQAGTFSGHPVTMAAGLETLKYAAENGVYDHVNDLGEQLRSGLTDICADQAPEYTVAGTDSVFKVLFTREAPVESESHCESGCEQRTDCARYTHCPKTGADVGNTEIERWNRLLWPAMFDQGVFLSQNGFEAQFVSDAHTEEDVEETLEAYKHAL; encoded by the coding sequence ATGACCCTCGAGGACTCGCGCGACCTCTACGACCGGGCGCTCTCCGTCCTGCCGGGCGGGGTGAACTCCCCGGTTCGCGCAGCGATCCAGCCGTACCCCTTCTTCGTCGAGCGCGGCGACGGAGGCCACGTCATCGACGCCGACGGAAACCGGTATATCGACTGGGTGATGGGCCTCGGGCCCCTGCTTCTGGGCCACGACCTTCCCCAACCCGTCCAGTCAGCAGTTCAAAAGCAGGCCAGCGCCGGGCCGATGTACGGCGCACCCACCGAGATCGAGGTCGAACTCGCGGAGTTCGTCGCCCGCCACGTCCCCTCGGTCGAGAAGATCCGGTTCGTGAACTCGGGTACCGAGGCGACCGTTTCGGCGGTGCGCCTCGCGCGGGGCTACACGGGGAGGGAGAAGATCGTCGTCATGCAGGGCGGGTATCACGGCGCCCAGGAGTCGACGCTGGTCGAGGGCGACCCCGAGAGTCCCGCGCCGAGTTCGAAGGGCGTCCCCGACTCCTTTGCCGAGCACACCATCCCGGTGCCGTTCAACGACACCGAAACCGTAGAGCGAGTCTTCGAGGAGCGCGGCGGGGAGATCGCGGGCGTGCTCGTCGAGCCGATCCTGGCGAACAAGGGGATCGTCTCCCCCGTCGATGGCTACCACGAGACGCTCCGGAAACTGACCCGCGAACACGGTTCCCTGCTCGTTTTCGACGAGGTCATCACCGGCTTCCGGGTCGGCGGCCTGGCCTGCGCACAGGGGCGGTTCGACGTCACGCCCGATCTGACGACCTTCGGGAAGATCGTCGGGGGTGGATTCCCGGTCGGCGCGATCGGCGGGCGCGCGGAGGTCGTCGAGTCCTTTACCCCCTCGGGCGACGTCTTCCAGGCGGGGACGTTCTCGGGGCATCCGGTGACGATGGCCGCCGGGTTGGAAACGCTGAAATACGCCGCCGAGAACGGCGTCTACGACCACGTCAACGACCTGGGTGAGCAGTTGCGGTCGGGGCTGACCGACATCTGTGCGGATCAGGCCCCCGAGTACACGGTGGCGGGAACCGACAGCGTCTTCAAGGTGCTCTTTACTCGTGAGGCGCCCGTCGAGAGCGAGAGCCACTGCGAGTCGGGCTGTGAGCAGCGCACCGACTGTGCGCGCTACACGCACTGTCCGAAGACGGGCGCGGATGTCGGAAACACCGAGATCGAGCGCTGGAACCGTCTGCTCTGGCCCGCGATGTTCGATCAGGGCGTCTTCCTCAGCCAGAACGGGTTCGAGGCCCAGTTCGTGAGCGACGCCCACACGGAGGAGGACGTCGAGGAGACCCTTGAGGCGTACAAACACGCCCTGTAG
- a CDS encoding TOBE domain-containing protein produces MDDDSVRGAVETRLAVGDESVTDRDVELLAAIDEHGSIHAAAGALERSYAHAQRRVVELEEALGPLVERQRGGSGGGGSSLTDEARALLERFERLETAAEGLTAVEETVLSGTVIEREGELGTVDCAPGRLRALVPPEGEAVAVAVRSDAITLTPPEETPAPDGTSARNRFSGTVERVEHGETVARVRLDVGSGTSLTALVTRTSVDRLGLEPGRAVVASFKATATRATPTHPD; encoded by the coding sequence ATGGACGACGATAGCGTCCGCGGCGCGGTCGAGACGCGGTTGGCCGTCGGCGACGAGAGCGTCACCGACCGGGACGTCGAACTCCTCGCGGCGATCGACGAGCACGGCTCGATCCACGCCGCTGCGGGGGCGCTCGAACGCTCCTACGCCCACGCCCAGCGGCGGGTCGTCGAACTGGAGGAGGCGCTCGGCCCGCTGGTCGAGCGCCAGCGTGGGGGATCCGGCGGCGGCGGGAGTTCGCTCACCGACGAGGCGCGCGCGTTGCTCGAACGGTTCGAGCGCCTCGAAACCGCCGCCGAGGGGCTGACGGCCGTCGAGGAGACGGTGCTCTCGGGGACCGTGATCGAGCGCGAGGGCGAACTCGGGACCGTCGACTGCGCGCCGGGTCGGCTTCGTGCGCTCGTCCCGCCCGAGGGCGAGGCGGTCGCGGTGGCGGTCCGGTCGGACGCGATCACGCTCACGCCGCCCGAGGAGACGCCGGCACCCGACGGGACGAGCGCTCGCAACCGGTTTTCCGGGACGGTCGAGCGCGTCGAACACGGCGAGACGGTCGCGCGCGTCCGTCTCGACGTCGGCTCGGGGACGTCGTTGACCGCGCTCGTGACGCGGACGAGCGTCGACCGACTGGGCCTCGAACCCGGCCGGGCGGTCGTCGCCTCGTTCAAGGCGACGGCGACGCGCGCGACGCCGACCCACCCCGATTAA
- a CDS encoding amino acid ABC transporter ATP-binding protein yields MTAILDVSGLDHAYDEPVFADVSLTVERGEVLAIIGPSGVGKSTLLRLLALFERPDAGTISYEGTDVWRVPENRRLALRRNVGMVFQEPSLFDAPVLKNAEYGLRVRQSWPERVKRNAAELVGRTNGTHDAALSALDVVGLDGKEGRNARSLSGGEAQRVAFARALAYDPDVLLLDEPTSDLDPRNTALLEGAIGKAKERGIGVVIATHDMHQAERIADRVAVLLGRGIIEVGPTKRVFEDPRDERARKFVDGELLY; encoded by the coding sequence ATGACGGCGATCCTCGACGTTTCGGGCCTCGACCACGCCTACGACGAACCCGTGTTCGCGGACGTCTCGCTGACCGTCGAGCGCGGCGAGGTACTGGCGATCATCGGACCCTCCGGGGTCGGGAAGTCCACGCTTCTCAGACTGCTCGCGCTGTTCGAGCGCCCCGACGCGGGGACGATCAGCTACGAGGGGACCGACGTCTGGCGGGTCCCGGAGAACCGGCGGCTCGCGCTGCGCCGGAACGTCGGCATGGTGTTCCAGGAGCCGAGCCTGTTCGACGCCCCGGTACTGAAGAACGCCGAGTACGGCCTCCGGGTGCGCCAGTCGTGGCCCGAACGGGTGAAGCGAAACGCGGCCGAACTCGTCGGCAGGACGAACGGAACGCACGACGCGGCGCTTTCGGCGCTCGACGTGGTCGGCCTCGACGGCAAGGAAGGACGGAACGCCCGCTCGCTCTCCGGTGGCGAGGCCCAGCGGGTCGCGTTCGCCCGCGCGCTCGCGTACGACCCCGACGTGCTGTTGCTCGACGAGCCCACCTCGGACCTCGACCCGCGAAACACCGCCCTGCTGGAGGGGGCGATCGGGAAGGCGAAGGAGAGAGGGATCGGCGTCGTGATCGCGACCCACGACATGCACCAGGCCGAACGGATCGCCGACCGGGTCGCGGTGTTGCTCGGCAGGGGGATCATCGAGGTCGGCCCCACGAAACGGGTCTTCGAGGACCCGCGCGACGAGCGCGCGCGAAAGTTCGTCGACGGCGAACTGCTCTACTGA
- a CDS encoding ABC transporter permease, with protein sequence MIVEALPPIVELPFESNYIRSIVRVSLYVSLTAVALSTLVSLPVALVVGFKEFPGKGLVTAVINTGMGFPSVVVGLVVLFLVSNQGPLGFLDLVFTPQAMVMSQFVLATPVITGVSLAAVTGVEGSVRDAAYAMGGTRLDVALVVIKEARFGIATAILAGFGRAISEVGSVLIVGGNIAYADGTSYTRNLTTAIQLEARQGRYGTAMFLGAILVALVLLVNWLVGRLGGGGRR encoded by the coding sequence ATGATCGTCGAGGCGCTCCCGCCGATCGTCGAGTTGCCCTTCGAGAGCAACTACATCCGGAGCATCGTCCGCGTCTCGCTGTACGTGAGCCTCACCGCCGTCGCGCTCTCGACGCTGGTGAGCCTGCCGGTCGCCCTCGTCGTCGGCTTCAAGGAGTTCCCCGGCAAGGGTCTCGTGACCGCCGTGATCAACACCGGGATGGGGTTCCCGAGCGTCGTCGTCGGCCTCGTCGTCCTGTTCCTGGTGTCGAATCAGGGGCCGCTGGGCTTTCTCGACCTCGTGTTCACCCCACAGGCGATGGTCATGTCGCAGTTCGTGCTCGCCACGCCGGTCATCACGGGGGTGAGCCTCGCGGCGGTCACGGGCGTCGAGGGATCGGTTCGGGACGCGGCCTACGCCATGGGCGGCACCCGACTCGACGTCGCGCTCGTCGTGATCAAGGAGGCCCGTTTCGGAATCGCGACCGCGATACTGGCGGGGTTCGGCCGGGCGATCAGCGAGGTCGGTTCCGTACTGATCGTCGGGGGGAACATCGCCTACGCCGACGGCACCTCCTACACCCGCAACCTCACGACCGCCATCCAACTGGAGGCCAGACAGGGTCGCTACGGGACCGCGATGTTCCTGGGGGCGATCCTCGTCGCGCTCGTCCTGCTGGTCAACTGGCTCGTCGGCCGACTCGGCGGGGGTGGACGGCGATGA
- a CDS encoding substrate-binding domain-containing protein encodes MAIQRRDFLALAGGGVAAGLAGCTGVLSGGEGDSGNNESGSSGGSIAGQELVLATTTSTYDTGLLDEVNAAFEENFGTPVQAISQGTGAALETARSGDCDVVMVHARSQEDEFMRNGHGINRRDLMFNDFVIVGPGDDPAGIGGSGDALAAFQAIAESGSLFASRGDDSGTHTAERRIWEAAGVDPGGEWYLETGQGMGDTLNQASQQGAYTLSDRGTFISQREEIELEILVQGPVEGGPEILANPYGVLAINPAVHGDVNYQLAMSYIGFLTSPEGQDVIENYELDGEQLFFPQALSEDPNFGQYVPEGWRPEGEEGGTDGE; translated from the coding sequence ATGGCGATACAACGACGCGATTTTCTGGCACTGGCTGGCGGGGGAGTGGCGGCCGGACTGGCCGGCTGTACCGGGGTGCTCTCGGGCGGCGAGGGCGACAGTGGGAACAACGAGAGCGGGAGCAGTGGCGGCTCTATCGCCGGTCAGGAACTGGTGCTCGCGACAACGACCAGCACCTACGACACCGGTCTCTTGGACGAGGTCAACGCCGCCTTCGAGGAGAACTTCGGCACGCCGGTCCAGGCGATCTCCCAGGGAACGGGCGCGGCCCTCGAAACCGCACGCTCGGGCGACTGCGACGTCGTGATGGTCCACGCCCGGAGCCAGGAGGACGAGTTCATGCGAAACGGCCACGGGATCAACCGCCGGGACCTGATGTTCAACGACTTCGTGATCGTCGGGCCGGGCGACGACCCCGCCGGAATCGGCGGCAGCGGGGACGCGCTCGCGGCGTTCCAGGCGATCGCCGAGAGCGGGTCTCTGTTCGCCTCGCGCGGGGACGACTCGGGGACCCACACGGCCGAGCGTCGGATCTGGGAGGCCGCGGGCGTCGATCCCGGCGGCGAGTGGTATCTCGAGACGGGCCAGGGGATGGGCGACACGCTCAATCAGGCCAGCCAGCAGGGCGCGTACACCCTCTCGGACCGGGGGACGTTCATCTCCCAGCGCGAGGAGATCGAACTGGAGATCCTCGTTCAGGGGCCCGTCGAGGGCGGTCCCGAGATCCTGGCGAACCCCTACGGGGTGCTCGCGATCAACCCCGCGGTCCACGGGGACGTCAACTACCAGTTGGCGATGTCCTACATCGGCTTTCTCACCAGTCCCGAGGGACAGGACGTCATCGAGAACTACGAACTCGACGGCGAGCAGTTGTTCTTCCCGCAGGCGCTCTCGGAGGACCCGAACTTCGGGCAGTACGTCCCGGAGGGCTGGCGGCCCGAGGGCGAGGAAGGCGGGACGGACGGGGAGTGA
- a CDS encoding ammonium transporter, producing the protein MQVDPTVLAEGVNMMWVLVVTFLIFFMHAGFAMLEAGQVRSKNVANQLTKNLLTWAVGVVMFFFVGAAISTIVGAVTGGGSYTLTDAFASTLGGDSGAWVDWLFGAVFAMTAATIVSGAVAGRAKLRAYVGYTVLLAAVIYPVVTGLTWAGGFLDVLGFHDFAGGMIVHAVGGIAGLTAAWILGPRMDRYNADGSVNVIPGHSMTFAVLGTLVLAFGWYGFNVGTAATVFVAEGGELLLGDFAYVGRVALATTLGMALGAIGASVVSLALTRKVDTLYVANGLLAGLVAVTGIADVVTWWGAVLVAFVAGAQLPLVFRFVERTLKIDDVCAVFPVHGSAGVIGALAIPFVAVPGEGPTVFAQVAGVVVIAAWTVGATALVWGAFRAVGQARVTPDHERDGLDVSEHGVDTYPEFGGPDIATDGSPELVRTDGGERVDATRSSSDFRSDGGVSKSEINLVTAIVRPDRLGAVKRELANVGAPSLTVTNVSGRGSQPAKKGQWRGEEYTVDLHQKVKIECVVADIPVEDVVGAIREAANTGEPGDGKVFVIPVTDALQVRTGKRGPEAV; encoded by the coding sequence ATGCAGGTAGATCCGACCGTGCTCGCGGAGGGCGTCAACATGATGTGGGTGCTCGTGGTGACGTTCCTCATCTTCTTCATGCACGCCGGCTTCGCGATGCTCGAAGCGGGGCAGGTGCGCTCGAAGAACGTCGCGAACCAGCTCACGAAGAACCTGCTGACCTGGGCGGTCGGCGTCGTGATGTTCTTCTTCGTCGGCGCGGCGATCAGCACGATCGTCGGCGCGGTCACCGGCGGCGGCTCCTATACGCTCACCGACGCGTTCGCCTCGACGCTCGGCGGCGACTCGGGCGCGTGGGTCGACTGGCTCTTCGGCGCGGTCTTCGCGATGACCGCCGCGACGATCGTCTCCGGGGCCGTCGCCGGCCGCGCGAAACTCCGCGCGTACGTCGGCTACACCGTCCTGCTGGCGGCCGTGATCTACCCCGTCGTCACCGGCCTGACGTGGGCCGGTGGCTTCCTCGACGTGCTCGGTTTCCACGACTTCGCGGGCGGCATGATCGTCCACGCGGTCGGCGGCATCGCCGGGCTCACGGCGGCCTGGATACTCGGCCCGCGGATGGACCGCTACAACGCCGACGGCTCGGTGAACGTGATCCCCGGCCACTCGATGACCTTCGCGGTGCTCGGCACCCTCGTGCTCGCCTTCGGCTGGTACGGCTTCAACGTCGGCACCGCCGCGACCGTCTTCGTCGCCGAGGGCGGCGAACTCCTGCTGGGTGACTTCGCCTACGTCGGCCGGGTCGCGCTCGCGACGACCCTCGGAATGGCCTTGGGCGCGATCGGCGCGAGCGTCGTTTCCCTGGCTCTCACGCGGAAGGTCGACACGCTCTACGTCGCCAACGGCCTTCTAGCCGGGTTGGTCGCCGTGACCGGCATCGCCGACGTCGTCACCTGGTGGGGCGCGGTGCTGGTCGCCTTCGTCGCCGGCGCACAGCTCCCCCTCGTGTTCCGCTTCGTCGAGCGCACCCTCAAGATCGACGACGTCTGTGCGGTCTTCCCCGTCCACGGCTCGGCCGGGGTCATCGGCGCGCTGGCGATCCCGTTCGTCGCCGTCCCCGGCGAGGGCCCGACGGTGTTCGCGCAGGTCGCGGGCGTCGTCGTGATCGCGGCCTGGACGGTCGGCGCGACCGCGCTCGTCTGGGGCGCGTTCAGGGCCGTCGGGCAGGCGAGAGTGACCCCCGACCACGAGCGCGACGGCCTCGACGTCAGCGAACACGGCGTCGACACCTACCCCGAGTTCGGCGGTCCCGACATCGCCACCGACGGGAGCCCCGAACTCGTTCGGACCGACGGCGGTGAGCGCGTCGACGCGACGCGATCCTCGTCGGATTTCAGATCCGACGGCGGCGTCTCCAAATCCGAGATCAACCTCGTGACCGCGATCGTCCGGCCGGATAGGTTAGGGGCGGTCAAACGCGAACTCGCGAACGTCGGCGCCCCTTCCCTTACTGTGACGAACGTCTCGGGGAGAGGGAGCCAGCCCGCGAAGAAGGGCCAGTGGCGCGGCGAGGAGTACACCGTCGACCTCCACCAGAAGGTCAAGATCGAGTGCGTCGTCGCGGACATCCCGGTCGAGGACGTGGTCGGCGCGATCCGCGAGGCTGCGAACACCGGCGAACCCGGGGACGGCAAGGTCTTCGTCATCCCGGTAACGGACGCGCTGCAGGTCCGCACCGGCAAGCGCGGTCCCGAGGCGGTCTGA
- the hemB gene encoding porphobilinogen synthase, with product MDITKRPRRLRSDGVRPLVSETSLSPSDLIAPVFVDATAEERVPIESMPGHERVPVEGITERVQEVRETGVEAVMLFGVPEEKDERGTRAWAEEGVVQRALRRISAETDAYAIADLCFCEYTSHGHCGILTSNAKRRFANRSSGQSPREDDARESWEERSSSNSLEEGAREDPHMTVDNDATLELIERTAVSQAAAGADMIAPSGMMDGMVGVVRDALDREGFTQIPIMSYAVKYESAFYGPFRDAADGAPAFGDRRHYQMDPANRREAIREARLDAEQGADALMVKPALPYLDIVRDVREGTDLPVAAYNVSGEYAMVRAAAERGWLDLEAVALESLLSIKRAGADLILTYFAESAAEALSADSRT from the coding sequence ATGGACATCACCAAGCGCCCGCGCCGCCTCCGGAGCGACGGCGTGCGCCCGCTGGTCAGCGAGACCTCGCTCTCCCCGAGCGATCTGATCGCGCCCGTGTTCGTCGACGCCACCGCCGAGGAACGCGTGCCGATCGAGTCGATGCCCGGCCACGAGCGCGTGCCCGTCGAGGGGATCACGGAGCGGGTCCAAGAGGTCAGGGAGACCGGCGTCGAGGCGGTGATGCTTTTCGGAGTCCCCGAGGAGAAGGACGAGCGGGGCACTCGCGCGTGGGCGGAGGAGGGCGTCGTCCAGCGGGCGCTTCGGCGAATTTCCGCGGAAACCGACGCCTACGCCATCGCCGACCTCTGTTTCTGCGAGTACACCTCTCATGGCCACTGTGGGATTCTCACGAGTAACGCGAAGCGACGCTTCGCGAACCGTTCGAGCGGGCAAAGCCCGCGAGAAGACGACGCGAGGGAAAGCTGGGAAGAGCGAAGCTCTTCCAATAGTCTCGAGGAGGGAGCGAGAGAGGACCCCCACATGACCGTCGACAATGACGCGACGCTCGAACTCATCGAGCGCACGGCGGTCTCGCAGGCGGCGGCGGGCGCGGACATGATCGCGCCCAGCGGGATGATGGACGGGATGGTCGGCGTCGTTCGCGACGCGCTGGATCGCGAGGGCTTCACCCAGATACCGATCATGAGCTACGCCGTGAAGTACGAGTCGGCGTTCTACGGCCCCTTCAGAGATGCCGCCGACGGTGCGCCCGCCTTCGGGGACCGCCGCCACTACCAGATGGACCCCGCCAACCGTCGGGAGGCGATCCGCGAGGCCCGACTGGACGCCGAGCAGGGCGCGGACGCGCTGATGGTGAAACCAGCCCTCCCCTACCTCGATATCGTCCGCGACGTCCGCGAGGGTACCGACCTGCCCGTCGCCGCCTACAACGTCTCCGGCGAGTACGCGATGGTACGGGCCGCCGCGGAGCGGGGCTGGCTGGACCTGGAGGCGGTGGCACTGGAGTCCCTGCTCTCGATCAAGCGCGCGGGCGCGGACCTGATCCTGACGTATTTCGCCGAAAGTGCCGCGGAGGCACTTTCGGCTGACAGCCGGACGTAG
- a CDS encoding TIGR00725 family protein, which yields MRVSVIGGGRIGDEDTAAAHRVGELLGERGHTLVCGGRTGVMEAACRGATEAGGDTIGILPSTDPNEANDYVDVPIATGIGNARNVLVALNGEGVIAIDGKYGTLSEIAHALDFGRPVAGIASHDVAGVEAVETPEEAVEYVERATDG from the coding sequence ATGCGAGTCAGCGTCATCGGGGGCGGACGGATCGGCGACGAGGACACCGCGGCCGCCCACCGGGTGGGCGAACTGCTCGGCGAACGGGGCCACACGCTGGTCTGTGGCGGGCGAACCGGCGTCATGGAGGCGGCCTGTCGCGGCGCAACGGAGGCCGGAGGGGACACTATTGGAATCCTGCCGAGCACCGACCCCAACGAGGCCAACGACTACGTCGACGTGCCGATCGCCACCGGGATCGGCAACGCCCGCAACGTCCTCGTCGCGCTGAACGGCGAAGGCGTGATCGCGATCGACGGAAAATATGGAACGCTCTCGGAGATCGCCCACGCGCTCGATTTCGGCCGGCCGGTCGCCGGGATCGCGAGTCACGACGTGGCGGGCGTCGAGGCCGTCGAGACCCCCGAGGAAGCCGTCGAGTACGTCGAACGGGCGACCGACGGGTAG
- a CDS encoding universal stress protein, which yields MTVVAVVDRIGGDRVVSEAARIADDLDCDLHVVYVLGLSRFGALEISLAEWVGIPVATDVLRGVCARIADRIADPIVDEYEAVGLVGRPSEEILAYARRVGARRIVVDGDRLGWGDAPFQNTRRELEKGDVPVHPVS from the coding sequence ATGACGGTCGTCGCCGTCGTCGACCGGATCGGCGGGGATCGGGTCGTCAGCGAGGCCGCCCGAATCGCGGACGACCTCGACTGCGACCTCCACGTCGTCTACGTGCTCGGACTGAGCCGGTTCGGCGCCCTCGAGATCTCGCTCGCCGAATGGGTCGGCATCCCCGTCGCCACGGACGTCCTTCGTGGCGTGTGTGCGCGTATCGCCGACCGGATCGCCGACCCGATCGTCGACGAGTACGAGGCCGTCGGGCTGGTCGGCCGACCGAGCGAGGAGATCCTCGCGTACGCCCGTCGGGTGGGGGCACGGCGCATCGTCGTCGACGGCGACCGCCTCGGGTGGGGGGACGCCCCCTTCCAGAACACCCGACGCGAACTCGAAAAAGGCGACGTTCCGGTTCATCCCGTGTCCTGA